Proteins found in one Oncorhynchus gorbuscha isolate QuinsamMale2020 ecotype Even-year linkage group LG15, OgorEven_v1.0, whole genome shotgun sequence genomic segment:
- the LOC123998187 gene encoding U4/U6 small nuclear ribonucleoprotein Prp3-like, giving the protein MSLPKREVEELRPWVERTVKKVLGFSEPTVVTAALHCVGKGLDKRKTTDQLRPFLDESAGGFVERLFEALEESRNSRGNKGAGERNRKRDLKDVFGDEVEVGARRDVPETGDGVPVKRKRVPRFEEVEEPEVLPAPTTESPGMLTKIQIKQMMEAATRQIEERKKQLSFVPVSSQQRLPLPTPQPDPPFASHLLPAPSAPSSGSAQSIAPSQAATFMNDAIEKARKAAELQARIQSQLAMKPGILGAIGNTGGPHNLVALANLHAMGIAPPKVAEARESNKPAPLILDDMGRTVDASGNEVELTHRMPTLKANIRAVKREQFRQQLKEKPGEDLESTIYFDGRVNIAPAQRAKKGFKFHEQGRFEKIAQRIRTKAQLEKLQTEIAQAAKKTGIQASTKLALFAPKKMLGDGQVPIIEWWDSYILPSNIDLSTETNFVAMELFGVTNLVEHPAQISPPVDTDKPGVTLGVYLTKKEQKKLRRQTRREGQKELQEKVRLGLMPPPEPKVRISNLMRVLGTEAVQDPTKVEAHVRAQMAKRQKAHEEANAARKLTTEQRKEKKVKKLKEDLSLGVHISVYRIRNLHNPAKKFKVEANANQLYLTGTVVLHRDVNMVVVEGGPKAQKKFKRLMLSRIKWEEHNSKRDDPDADDETKKNNRCSLVWEGTAKERNYGEMKFKQCPTENMAREHFKKHGTEHYWDLALSQSVLESTDD; this is encoded by the exons ATGTCTCTTCCTAAACGGGAGGTGGAGGAGCTACGGCCCTGGGTGGAACGGACCGTGAAGAAGGTGCTGGGGTTCTCTGAGCCTACTGTCGTTACTGCGGCCCTGCACTGTGTAGGCAAGGGCCTGGACAAGAGAAAGACCacag ACCAGCTGCGTCCATTCCTGGATGAGTCTGCCGGTGGGTTCGTGGAGAGACTATTTGAGGCCCTGGAGGAGAGCCGTAATTCCCGTGGGAACAAGGGTGCTGGGGAGAGGAACCGCAAGAGAGACCTGAAG GATGTGTTTGGTGATGAGGTGGAGGTGGGTGCGAGGCGGGACGTCCCCGAGACAGGAGATGGTGTGCCGGTGAAGAGGAAACGTGTCCCCCGCTTCGAGGAGGTGGAGGAACCAGAGGTCCTACCTGCACCCACCACTGAGAGCCCTGGCATGCTCACTAAGATACAG atCAAACAGATGATGGAGGCTGCCaccagacagatagaggagaggaagaaacagcTGAGCTTCGTCCCAGTGTCTTCCCAGCAG AGGCTGCCCCTGCCCACTCCCCAGCCAGACCCCCCCTTCGCCTCTCATCTTCTCCCcgctccctctgccccctcctcgGGCTCGGCCCAGTCCATCGCTCCCTCCCAGGCAGCTACTTTCATGAACGATGCCATCGAGAAGGCTAGGAAGGCTGCAGAACTGCAGGCCCGCATCCAGTCGCAGTTAGCCATGAAGCCTGGTATACTGGGAGCCATTGGGAACACTGGAGGACCTCATAACCTAGTGGCGCTGGCTAACCTACACGCCATGGGGATAGCACCACC GAAGGTGGCGGAGGCCCGTGAGTCAAACAAGCCGGCCCCTCTGATTCTGGATGATATGGGTCGGACTGTGGATGCCAGCGGCAACGAGGTGGAGCTAACACACCGCATGCCCACCCTCAAAG CTAATATCCGTGCGGTGAAGAGGGAGCAGTTCCGTCAGCAGTTGAAGGAGAAGCCTGGCGAGGACCTGGAGTCCACTATCTACTTTGACGGGCGGGTTAACATAGCACCCGCCCAGCGAGCCAAGAAGGGCTTCAAGTTCCATGAGCAGGGACGCTTTGAGAAGATCGCCCAGAGGATCAGAACTAAG gcCCAGTTGGAGAAGCTGCAGACAGAGATCGCCCAGGCAGCCAAGAAGACTGGGATCCAGGCCTCCACCAAGCTGGCCCTCTTTGCCCCCAAGAAGATGCTGGGGGATGGGCAGGTGCCCATCATTGAGTGGTGGGACTCGTACATCCTCCCCTCCAACATTGACCT atCCACAGAGACCAATTTTGTGGCGATGGAGTTGTTTGGCGTCACAAACCTGGTGGAGCACCCTGCTCAGATCAGCCCCCCAG tggaCACAGACAAGCCAGGAGTGACTCTGGGAGTGTATCTGACTAAGAAGGAACAGAAGAAGCTGAGGAGACAGACTCGcagggagggacagaaagagcTTCAGGAGAAGGTCCGACTGGGGCTCATGCCCCCCCCAGAACCTAAAG TGCGCATCTCTAACCTGATGAGAGTGCTGGGTACGGAGGCAGTACAGGATCCCACTAAGGTAGAGGCCCACGTCAGAGCACAGATGGCCAAGAGACAGAA GGCCCATGAGGAGGCCAATGCAGCCCGGAAGCTCACAACCGAGCAGAGAAAAGAGAAGAAGGTGAAGAAGCTGAAAGAGGACCTGAGTCTTGGAGTTCACATCTCAGTCTATAG GATCCGTAATCTCCACAACCCGGCTAAGAAGTTTAAGGTGGAAGCTAACGCCAACCAGCTGTACCTGACGGGCACCGTGGTGCTACACCGAGACGTcaacatggtggtggtggagggag GTCCCAAAGCCCAGAAGAAGTTCAAGAGGCTCATGTTGAGCAGAATCAAATGGGAAGAACACAACTCCAAGAGAGATG aTCCAGATGCAGACGATGAGACCAAGAAGAACAACAGATGCAGCCTGGTCTGGGAG ggcACGGCTAAGGAGCGTAACTACGGGGAGATGAAGTTTAAGCAGTGTCCTACAGAGAACATGGCTAGAGAACACTTTAAGAAGCACGGAACAGAACACTACTGGGACCTGGCTCTGAGCCAGAGTGTGCTGGAGAGCACTGATGACTGA
- the LOC123998188 gene encoding regulation of nuclear pre-mRNA domain-containing protein 2-like isoform X2 has protein sequence MSAVPERTGKMAAGSGAVSGHGGRGALEATLDRRFQGVSNTMESIQGLSTWCIESKKYHSLIVRYWMKWLKKSDTNHRLNLFYLANDVIQNCKRKNAIVYRSAFAEVLPNAALMVKDPKVRKSVERIFTIWEERNVYPEELITQLKANLAKKEREREKEKAKETPPPPAPVNPKAALKSKIVADFLPQSFIEQLAGFKRVVEEEEMRETQLTALRVDVCSTEALKRLKDKAGGNKFAKDFEEGSQKLQEFVSFLENQMPVGPPLLEALGNADVFYEMQYKEVKIVASAYKTFANRVVNLKRKLDALKSSLPGPEDSPIPSPSEDAPSPTGSDSPFLGLGGDQGGRLGFDPDLDGSAMDERDVGVVREGDNRDVEDMDLSEEDMETANTAEKQSSSATVSKVTSSKTAAKPAPVTLIRTSTESPLKKAASSTPTPVTLSAPTSAGVSGPSGPTAPLGMNLANVDLGKISSILSSITSAMKNTASPVSRPSPGTPTTPSGQSSSSKTPVGPTPPSPALASILSRVNVTPEGILNALSKTQTQSLSSLLRSGSSSSSAPPPMPPQTPQQPRAPPHPPLLATPNPP, from the exons ATGTCTGCAGTACCAGAGAGGACTGGAAAAATGGCGGCGGGTTCTGGAGCTGTTAGCGGCCATGGTGGCCGCGGCGCTTTGGAGGCCACCCTGGACCGCAGATTCCAAGGAGTATCCAACACTATGGAGTCTATACAGGGACTGTCGACCTGGTGCATTGAAAGTAAAAAGTATCACAGCCTTATCGTTCGGTACTGGATGAAGTGGCTCAAGAAAT cGGACACCAACCACCGCCTGAATCTGTTCTATCTAGCCAATGATGTAATACAGAACTGCAAGAGAAAGAACGCCATCGTCTACCGCTCAGCCTTCGCTGAGGTGCTCCCCAACGCTGCACTAATGGTCAA AGACCCGAAGGTGCGTAAGTCAGTGGAGCGGATCTTCACTATATGGGAGGAGAGAAATGTCTATCCTGAGGAACTCATCACTCAGCTCAAAGCCAACCTggccaagaaggagagagagagggagaaagagaaggctAAAGAGACTCCTCCCCCGCCAG CCCCAGTCAACCCCAAAGCTGCCCTGAAGTCCAAGATTGTGGCTGATTTCCTA ccccagtcGTTCATCGAGCAGCTGGCAGGCTTCAAacgggtggtggaggaggaggagatgagggagaccCAGCTGACAGCTCTCAGAGTGGACGTCTGCAGCACGGAGGCTCTCAAGAGACTCAAAG ACAAGGCCGGAGGGAACAAGTTTGCCAAGGACTTTGAAGAGGGCAGTCAGAAGCTGCAGGAGTTTGTCAGTTTCCTGGAGAACCAGATGCCTGTAGGTCCCCCTCTGCTGGAGGCTCTAGGAAATGCAGACGTCTTCTATGAGATGCAATACAAAGAAGTTAAGATCGTGGCCAGC GCCTACAAAACCTTTGCCAACCGCGTGGTCAACCTCAAACGTAAACTGGATGCCCTCAAGTCCTCCCTTCCCGGTCCCGAGgactctcccatcccctccccctctgagGACGCTCCCTCACCCACCGGCTCTGACTCCCCCTTCCTGGGGCTGGGAGGAGACCAAGGGGGTAGGCTGGGCTTTGACCCGGACCTGGATGGGAGTGCCATGGACGAGAGGGACGTGGGGGTTGTGAGAGAGGGGGACAACAGAGATGTGGAGGACATGGATCTGTctgaggaggacatggagacagCCAACACAG CAGAGAAGCAGTCGTCATCAGCCACCGTTTCCAAGGTGACCAGCTCCAAGACCGCAGCAAAACCCGCCCCTGTCACACTCATTCGAACCTCCACCGAATCCCCACTCAAAAAGGCAGCCTCGTCTACCCCCACGCCAGTGACCCTCAGCGCCCCTACGAGCGCGGGTGTGAGTGGTCCTAGCGGTCCAACCGCTCCTCTGGGAATGAACCTGGCCAATGTGGACCTGGGCAAGATCAGCTCCATACTGAGCAGTATCACATCAGCCATGAagaacacag cCAGCCCTGTGTCTCGCCCCTCCCCTGGAACTCCCACCACCCCCTCTGGCCAATCATCTTCCTCCAAAACCCCAGTTGGCCCCACCCCTCCTAGCCCAGCCCTGGCCAGCATCCTGTCCAGAGTGAACGTCACCCCTGAAGGCATCCTCAACGCCCTGTCAAAGACCCaaacacaga gtctgtcctctctgctgAGGTCTGgtagctcctcctcctctgcccctcctCCCATGCCTCCCCAGACTCCTCAGCAGCCAAGGGCCCCcccacacccaccactcctagcaACACCAAACCCCCCCTGA
- the LOC123998188 gene encoding regulation of nuclear pre-mRNA domain-containing protein 2-like isoform X3, which produces MSAVPERTGKMAAGSGAVSGHGGRGALEATLDRRFQGVSNTMESIQGLSTWCIESKKYHSLIVRYWMKWLKKSDTNHRLNLFYLANDVIQNCKRKNAIVYRSAFAEVLPNAALMVKDPKVRKSVERIFTIWEERNVYPEELITQLKANLAKKEREREKEKAKETPPPPAPVNPKAALKSKIVADFLPQSFIEQLAGFKRVVEEEEMRETQLTALRVDVCSTEALKRLKDKAGGNKFAKDFEEGSQKLQEFVSFLENQMPVGPPLLEALGNADVFYEMQYKEVKIVASAYKTFANRVVNLKRKLDALKSSLPGPEDSPIPSPSEDAPSPTGSDSPFLGLGGDQGGRLGFDPDLDGSAMDERDVGVVREGDNRDVEDMDLSEEDMETANTEKQSSSATVSKVTSSKTAAKPAPVTLIRTSTESPLKKAASSTPTPVTLSAPTSAGVSGPSGPTAPLGMNLANVDLGKISSILSSITSAMKNTAASPVSRPSPGTPTTPSGQSSSSKTPVGPTPPSPALASILSRVNVTPEGILNALSKTQTQSLSSLLRSGSSSSSAPPPMPPQTPQQPRAPPHPPLLATPNPP; this is translated from the exons ATGTCTGCAGTACCAGAGAGGACTGGAAAAATGGCGGCGGGTTCTGGAGCTGTTAGCGGCCATGGTGGCCGCGGCGCTTTGGAGGCCACCCTGGACCGCAGATTCCAAGGAGTATCCAACACTATGGAGTCTATACAGGGACTGTCGACCTGGTGCATTGAAAGTAAAAAGTATCACAGCCTTATCGTTCGGTACTGGATGAAGTGGCTCAAGAAAT cGGACACCAACCACCGCCTGAATCTGTTCTATCTAGCCAATGATGTAATACAGAACTGCAAGAGAAAGAACGCCATCGTCTACCGCTCAGCCTTCGCTGAGGTGCTCCCCAACGCTGCACTAATGGTCAA AGACCCGAAGGTGCGTAAGTCAGTGGAGCGGATCTTCACTATATGGGAGGAGAGAAATGTCTATCCTGAGGAACTCATCACTCAGCTCAAAGCCAACCTggccaagaaggagagagagagggagaaagagaaggctAAAGAGACTCCTCCCCCGCCAG CCCCAGTCAACCCCAAAGCTGCCCTGAAGTCCAAGATTGTGGCTGATTTCCTA ccccagtcGTTCATCGAGCAGCTGGCAGGCTTCAAacgggtggtggaggaggaggagatgagggagaccCAGCTGACAGCTCTCAGAGTGGACGTCTGCAGCACGGAGGCTCTCAAGAGACTCAAAG ACAAGGCCGGAGGGAACAAGTTTGCCAAGGACTTTGAAGAGGGCAGTCAGAAGCTGCAGGAGTTTGTCAGTTTCCTGGAGAACCAGATGCCTGTAGGTCCCCCTCTGCTGGAGGCTCTAGGAAATGCAGACGTCTTCTATGAGATGCAATACAAAGAAGTTAAGATCGTGGCCAGC GCCTACAAAACCTTTGCCAACCGCGTGGTCAACCTCAAACGTAAACTGGATGCCCTCAAGTCCTCCCTTCCCGGTCCCGAGgactctcccatcccctccccctctgagGACGCTCCCTCACCCACCGGCTCTGACTCCCCCTTCCTGGGGCTGGGAGGAGACCAAGGGGGTAGGCTGGGCTTTGACCCGGACCTGGATGGGAGTGCCATGGACGAGAGGGACGTGGGGGTTGTGAGAGAGGGGGACAACAGAGATGTGGAGGACATGGATCTGTctgaggaggacatggagacagCCAACACAG AGAAGCAGTCGTCATCAGCCACCGTTTCCAAGGTGACCAGCTCCAAGACCGCAGCAAAACCCGCCCCTGTCACACTCATTCGAACCTCCACCGAATCCCCACTCAAAAAGGCAGCCTCGTCTACCCCCACGCCAGTGACCCTCAGCGCCCCTACGAGCGCGGGTGTGAGTGGTCCTAGCGGTCCAACCGCTCCTCTGGGAATGAACCTGGCCAATGTGGACCTGGGCAAGATCAGCTCCATACTGAGCAGTATCACATCAGCCATGAagaacacag cagcCAGCCCTGTGTCTCGCCCCTCCCCTGGAACTCCCACCACCCCCTCTGGCCAATCATCTTCCTCCAAAACCCCAGTTGGCCCCACCCCTCCTAGCCCAGCCCTGGCCAGCATCCTGTCCAGAGTGAACGTCACCCCTGAAGGCATCCTCAACGCCCTGTCAAAGACCCaaacacaga gtctgtcctctctgctgAGGTCTGgtagctcctcctcctctgcccctcctCCCATGCCTCCCCAGACTCCTCAGCAGCCAAGGGCCCCcccacacccaccactcctagcaACACCAAACCCCCCCTGA
- the LOC123998188 gene encoding regulation of nuclear pre-mRNA domain-containing protein 2-like isoform X1, translating to MSAVPERTGKMAAGSGAVSGHGGRGALEATLDRRFQGVSNTMESIQGLSTWCIESKKYHSLIVRYWMKWLKKSDTNHRLNLFYLANDVIQNCKRKNAIVYRSAFAEVLPNAALMVKDPKVRKSVERIFTIWEERNVYPEELITQLKANLAKKEREREKEKAKETPPPPAPVNPKAALKSKIVADFLPQSFIEQLAGFKRVVEEEEMRETQLTALRVDVCSTEALKRLKDKAGGNKFAKDFEEGSQKLQEFVSFLENQMPVGPPLLEALGNADVFYEMQYKEVKIVASAYKTFANRVVNLKRKLDALKSSLPGPEDSPIPSPSEDAPSPTGSDSPFLGLGGDQGGRLGFDPDLDGSAMDERDVGVVREGDNRDVEDMDLSEEDMETANTAEKQSSSATVSKVTSSKTAAKPAPVTLIRTSTESPLKKAASSTPTPVTLSAPTSAGVSGPSGPTAPLGMNLANVDLGKISSILSSITSAMKNTAASPVSRPSPGTPTTPSGQSSSSKTPVGPTPPSPALASILSRVNVTPEGILNALSKTQTQSLSSLLRSGSSSSSAPPPMPPQTPQQPRAPPHPPLLATPNPP from the exons ATGTCTGCAGTACCAGAGAGGACTGGAAAAATGGCGGCGGGTTCTGGAGCTGTTAGCGGCCATGGTGGCCGCGGCGCTTTGGAGGCCACCCTGGACCGCAGATTCCAAGGAGTATCCAACACTATGGAGTCTATACAGGGACTGTCGACCTGGTGCATTGAAAGTAAAAAGTATCACAGCCTTATCGTTCGGTACTGGATGAAGTGGCTCAAGAAAT cGGACACCAACCACCGCCTGAATCTGTTCTATCTAGCCAATGATGTAATACAGAACTGCAAGAGAAAGAACGCCATCGTCTACCGCTCAGCCTTCGCTGAGGTGCTCCCCAACGCTGCACTAATGGTCAA AGACCCGAAGGTGCGTAAGTCAGTGGAGCGGATCTTCACTATATGGGAGGAGAGAAATGTCTATCCTGAGGAACTCATCACTCAGCTCAAAGCCAACCTggccaagaaggagagagagagggagaaagagaaggctAAAGAGACTCCTCCCCCGCCAG CCCCAGTCAACCCCAAAGCTGCCCTGAAGTCCAAGATTGTGGCTGATTTCCTA ccccagtcGTTCATCGAGCAGCTGGCAGGCTTCAAacgggtggtggaggaggaggagatgagggagaccCAGCTGACAGCTCTCAGAGTGGACGTCTGCAGCACGGAGGCTCTCAAGAGACTCAAAG ACAAGGCCGGAGGGAACAAGTTTGCCAAGGACTTTGAAGAGGGCAGTCAGAAGCTGCAGGAGTTTGTCAGTTTCCTGGAGAACCAGATGCCTGTAGGTCCCCCTCTGCTGGAGGCTCTAGGAAATGCAGACGTCTTCTATGAGATGCAATACAAAGAAGTTAAGATCGTGGCCAGC GCCTACAAAACCTTTGCCAACCGCGTGGTCAACCTCAAACGTAAACTGGATGCCCTCAAGTCCTCCCTTCCCGGTCCCGAGgactctcccatcccctccccctctgagGACGCTCCCTCACCCACCGGCTCTGACTCCCCCTTCCTGGGGCTGGGAGGAGACCAAGGGGGTAGGCTGGGCTTTGACCCGGACCTGGATGGGAGTGCCATGGACGAGAGGGACGTGGGGGTTGTGAGAGAGGGGGACAACAGAGATGTGGAGGACATGGATCTGTctgaggaggacatggagacagCCAACACAG CAGAGAAGCAGTCGTCATCAGCCACCGTTTCCAAGGTGACCAGCTCCAAGACCGCAGCAAAACCCGCCCCTGTCACACTCATTCGAACCTCCACCGAATCCCCACTCAAAAAGGCAGCCTCGTCTACCCCCACGCCAGTGACCCTCAGCGCCCCTACGAGCGCGGGTGTGAGTGGTCCTAGCGGTCCAACCGCTCCTCTGGGAATGAACCTGGCCAATGTGGACCTGGGCAAGATCAGCTCCATACTGAGCAGTATCACATCAGCCATGAagaacacag cagcCAGCCCTGTGTCTCGCCCCTCCCCTGGAACTCCCACCACCCCCTCTGGCCAATCATCTTCCTCCAAAACCCCAGTTGGCCCCACCCCTCCTAGCCCAGCCCTGGCCAGCATCCTGTCCAGAGTGAACGTCACCCCTGAAGGCATCCTCAACGCCCTGTCAAAGACCCaaacacaga gtctgtcctctctgctgAGGTCTGgtagctcctcctcctctgcccctcctCCCATGCCTCCCCAGACTCCTCAGCAGCCAAGGGCCCCcccacacccaccactcctagcaACACCAAACCCCCCCTGA